Part of the Lotus japonicus ecotype B-129 chromosome 6, LjGifu_v1.2 genome, GGTCTCTTGCAGCCGCATAGAAAATCCCCATGTTCTCAAGGTTAGGCTGAGTATTATCTCCTGTCCATATATGAACTGGGCCATGTGGGACATTCTCCAGTGAGCCAGCACCAGGGTCAGATTCATCTCCAGCACGGTAAGGTTCTCCAAGGAAGAGTCTTGGAGTCTTTCCATTAGAGACAAGTTGCCTGTACATTATAGTGAGGTTCGTGGAAACACTTGCATTAGGATCTTCCGTGAGATTATAGTCTAAATCTATGAGTGTTGGAGGGAGATGATTGGAATTCCGGAGAGAATCATAAAGAGGTGATTTTCTGTCATTGTAAATTGAAGGTAATTGCATTCCTCCTGGAGCATCCCAATTCCAAAATGGAAGGGTGAAAGTGGGGTCATCGATCAAGCTCCCCAAGATTCTCTCGTGGAAATAGAGGTACCAACGGTGGAAGGGGAAGAAGAGCCAAGAGTTGTGGACTTGAAGGTCGAGGTCAGGGAACCCATCTTGGTGATATGCGCCGTCACAGTAAGCGCAGTGGATGTTGGCTTGTTGCATGAAGCTTCTCGGGTCATTGGAAGGAAGTGATTTCATGATCTCAATAGCTTTCTTGTATTTGGCTAGATGCTCATCACTCGCTAGATTTGCTGCTGGTCTTACCCGCAAGGGGGTGTTACTGTTAGAGGAAGGAAGCTTGAAATCGATGATGTTTGTGGAAGATGGTGGACAACAATTAAGGTTTGAATTTGCACCATCAGGGAGGTCTTCAGGGAGGTCTGGTGGACCGCATGTTTTGAGATTTGGAGGGGACACTGGAGCAGCAATGGCGAAAAGGTTGTTACTGCTGCTAAGAGTGGCAGCACCTAGGCCAATCAGAACATCTCTTCTGTGTCCTACAATGTTGTTATGGGTTTGTTCTGTTTTGTTGGAGTTTGGTGTTGTGTTGCCCTGGTTGCCCCTGCTGCATGCTACTGTAGATACGTGGTAATGATGCCGTTTTGGTTTGCTGAGTTTCTTTTGAGAGAATAATGGATGCAGAGAAGAATGGAAAGTGTTGGAGTTGGAAGAGACATTGATGACATTAGTGGATACCGAAGACAGAAGTGAAGATGATATAGATGCCATGTTTTTAGCTAGTTGCCTAACTTGTTTTAAGATTCAGACTTTTGGGTCCTTTTATAATGAACTCATGAGGGACTTTCTTACAAGTTTGCGTGTGGTTAATGATCCCTAGAACATGGAGTATTTCCAACTTGAACTGAAACAATACATATAGAGTAATGATATGTAGACATCTCATTTTTGTCGGACATCCTTCCAACACACTTCGTTGGATTTTTAACAAGCCACTGCAAATATTAGCGGCCTTTAAAATCTGCACTATAGTGTATGTCGGAAAGATGCATCGGCCCATAATTTGTGATACATATATCATGTAGAATTTGAAACAATTGGTAATTAAAATTTGCAACTTTTATACATCTACACTcactttctttttaattttactttcactcactttctcttcctatACCTCTATTCTTTTTCAGAAAGGTTTGTTCGCATCCAAAACACACCATAGCGACAATGAAGAGAAGAAGGAGAAACAAGagatataataaataatataatatgaaaaaaaaaagagattaagTATAAAGATAATGTgtatgaaaatgaaatgaaagaaaacaTTACATTACAAATCATGCCTCTCACTTCTTTCTTTTGTATTTTCATCTCTCCTTAGGTGGTGTGAAATGATTTTTTCCCAAAATTTGTAGGTCAGTTTTGAATTTTACATTAAAGGCCGTATGCAATTTGTGTTCTTGACATTATGCTTTTGTAATCTTACTTAGTCATTTTTTGTGTACATGTAATCTTTTTCTTTAATTGTCTCATCCTTCACAAAGGTTTTGTTTGGCGCCTAAAGTCCAAAATGAGTAGATATGTCGTCGAGAACTCTTGTGAGACTTTAATTGCACATTGCTCATGACCGGTGGACCCCATCTCTACATATGCAATTTGTGATTGTAAAAAATTCTCACAAATTGAAATTGCACAAGTCACTGCATGTGAATTGGACCCGTTAGAAAATCTTTTGCATGCATGCATGTGCTCAATATAATGGAATATGAATGGAAGACATGCATCCGTGTGAGCGTAGAAACCTCAAATGCCTATTCCGATTCTGTCCTGTTTTGATATGTTCTTGTCAAGTTTTTGGGGACCCAGTCCCACTAGCTAGAAGGAAAAGGGTGTGAAAGAGTCTCATTGAATGATGCAGGAAAAGATGGATTCAGCAGGTTAACATTCAATTTAACATGTCTAACATTTTAGTGccttttttattgaaatattaTTATGCTAAACTAAgctaatataaaataataaactcATCCCATATATCAAATTTTGATCTTAATTTAAACAATCAAAATAATTTGGAGTTGCATATAAAGTATAAACCATATATATGTATCTCTGGGATTTCAATTCAATATCAATGCCACAGGTTTAGCTGGAGTTTAATTCTAGGATTGTGAGAGCAGTTGCATGTTGATTTTGGGTTTAATTTATATGTATTGATCGTGCAAATAGTTTTATATCGACATCTAACTAATTCTTGTCATATGATGTGACAAAATAGTTAGAGTTTAAGTATTGACAtttttgtaaaatattttttattttaatttatataatggGGTAAAATAGTGAATGCTGATTAGATGTATGTGTAAATAAATTTTGTATTATCAATACATAATTATTAAACTCTTGATTTTCTTGAGTTACGTACGCTTCAATTGAATGCTTTTAAATTGTTGGTGGATTGTATTATGGAAATAATTAGATGGAGTTTAAGTCTCAAGGATTGGGTGCACTGTGCATATTGATATTGCTCGAGTTATATACGCTTCAATTTGAATGCTATATCTTGGTGGTTTTTTATCTTTAATTTCTACTTTTTACTTGAGAAAGTTGTTTTTaagaatattttaattttaataacatttattttgCTTTATAAAAAGGCATAAAAACTTATAGAATCTGGTATCGTCATACTCAATTTAACTTTATTTCATTTCTAAGTAATCCAAGCAGAATATTCCAAAATAAATAGTGCTAATTTATTTTACTCTTAAAATCTCTAAGATTATTTTATTCATATTTTGTGTACTTTTCTCAGTTCCTCTAATGACCAAACAGGTTAAATGGCGGATAAAGTTGAGATTTCAAAACAGGTAATATAGGCCAATAAGTTTAacctttttttcaaaatttgactAATCATGTTGTCCTATTCTATGTGATAAATTCTTTTAATTTGACGGATCAGATCTTCAGTATAACACGTGGGGTTGACATTTGCCACATTTGATTGAAATGTGTAGCTGTTGATAGTTatatttaggcttaattccactttgggcctcTGATGTTTTCAAAATGTGCCATTGAcaccccccgtgtttaaaatgtgcggtcaggGCCCCTAACGTTACAAAAACGTTAACTTTGGGCCCTTCCGTCCACTtccgttagttgaccaaacggaaatgctgaCGAGGCAccctttaattaataaaaagttcattttctaataaaaaatacataataataaaatttgattaatcaaaaatacaatttaataaaaaataaaaggcttaattccactttgaaACTTTTTCCAGAATTCATATCATAATCTTTGTCCAtaactcatcatcatcatttttttCCAGCATTCATCACATTCATCATTTCcagaattatttttttgttttccaaATCATGAAGCTTTGAAACCATCATCTCTTGAAGCTTTGAAACCACCATCTCCTGAATCCAAGCAGCGAGAGCAAGAGCGAGGGAGAAAAGGATGAAGAATATCGAGTGAGAGCAAGAGTGAGCGAGAGAAAGAGCAAGAGTTCTGCaattttttggtcaaaattGAACCCAGAATTCTCCCAAAATTAACCCTACCTGATTACCCCCAATTTTtcccccaaattgaacccagaATTCTCCTTCAGGCATGAACACAAAACCCAGAAGCCATCAATAACTGCCACCGCCATGACAAATCTCTAATCAGAACCTGAACCCACATCAAAGAACACAAACCTCAAACCCAATGTAACCACCAAATCTGCCTTACGACCCAAAAGCCATCACCTTCATCCTCAAACCAGAAAACCTCAATCAAATTAAAGCCCTAATTCCCTCAACCAAATCCCCAAATCCATGATCAGAAAAAGATGAAGGAGGAACAACAACTCCAAACTCCAATACCATAATGAATGCCCGCTCGAGCCACTTCCTTACCGCTGCTTGTTCCACCTAGCTTGTTGTGACCACCGAGCTTCGACCATGCCGCCACGGTAGGGGTGTCGTGCCTCCACCAAAGTCGTCACTGTGGTCGTGGGCCTTCTAACCCTCAATCTCCCTTCCTCCTTCATGATCTTCTTTGCCTCTACCGCGAGTTCTAGATCCATCCCTCTGTCACCTCTGCTTCATCTCCTTGGGTGTGACAACTCGAAtctgtgtgtgtgagagaggggTTTTGGGGGATTTTCGGTAATGTTTTTTAGGGTGGGCAGAAGATTGGGTTTTGAGGagttggcggtggtggtgcgGAGGCGGGGGTTAGAGGAGCTGGTTGCGGTGTTGGGTGAGTGGGGTTGGCGGTGACAGTGTTGTGGGGGGTTTTTGTTGGTGATGGTGTTGTTGGGTGGGAATGGGataaggaggaggagaagcaTTTGATATGAAATTGGGGTTAAATTAAGGTTGaaagggatttagggttaatttaccaaaatttaaaaaaaattaatatgtt contains:
- the LOC130726946 gene encoding polyphenol oxidase A1, chloroplastic-like, translated to MASISSSLLSSVSTNVINVSSNSNTFHSSLHPLFSQKKLSKPKRHHYHVSTVACSRGNQGNTTPNSNKTEQTHNNIVGHRRDVLIGLGAATLSSSNNLFAIAAPVSPPNLKTCGPPDLPEDLPDGANSNLNCCPPSSTNIIDFKLPSSNSNTPLRVRPAANLASDEHLAKYKKAIEIMKSLPSNDPRSFMQQANIHCAYCDGAYHQDGFPDLDLQVHNSWLFFPFHRWYLYFHERILGSLIDDPTFTLPFWNWDAPGGMQLPSIYNDRKSPLYDSLRNSNHLPPTLIDLDYNLTEDPNASVSTNLTIMYRQLVSNGKTPRLFLGEPYRAGDESDPGAGSLENVPHGPVHIWTGDNTQPNLENMGIFYAAARDPIFFCHHSNIDRLWSLWKTLGGKRKDFTDPDWLQSGFLFYDENKNLVRVKVEDCLDTTKLGYVYQDVDIPWLNSKPTPRRPRTQKVAQGLNFGIGAAQAAESTSKSYVTFPLVLDSVVSAVVKRPKKSRTKEEKEDLEEVLVIEGIEFDRKTAVKFDVLINDEDDKVIRPENTEFAGSFVSVPHSHKHKNMKMNTCFRLGLTDLLEDLGAEDDESVVVTLVPRFGNGLVKIRGVKIELED